The stretch of DNA tctcaagatCTTGAATCTTCTTTTTTAGTTCTTCAATTTCATTACGACACGTGTAATATTTATCTTGAAGCCTTGTATTATCAACATCATATTCGCGAATAACATTCGCCAATTCTTCTAGTTCTTGATCAAACTCCGTATTTTTCTCTGTCAATTCCTTGATCTTGCTAATATAATTCTCGATTTCTTGGTTCTTTTGATTCAATTGAACTTTTGTCGCTTCTAATTCCAAAGCAACTTTGTTCTTCTCTTGTAGTAAGACATCATACTTTTCATAGTTTGAGgtatcattatatttaaatgtgtaCGATGATAGTGTTTCCTTTAATTCCTGATTGTCCTTGCACGTTACTTTATACTGACTATTTAAAGTAACCAACTGTTTCATCAAGTCAGTTTTGGTAGCTTGTAACTCTGTTATTCGATTGCTAGCACCGtctaaattatttcgcaaagATTTATTCAAGTCCTTCAATTCTTCCATTTGTTCCTCAGCTTGGACTTTACTAGTACTATTTCTGACCTTCTTCTCCAATATGACACACTTATGCTGTAATGTCAAGTAATCATCCTTCAAAGCATTCATTTTTTCTGTCAAGGCACTATTCTTGTTATACAATTCAGTTATTTGATTGTTTAATTCAACACTTTTCATTTCttcaatgtttaatttatccTTAATCACGTCGATCTCTTCcttcttttccatttttagtTTCTCTATCTGTATCTTGTGTTGTTCTATACTGGCTTTCCGTtcattaatttgttgcttcaAGAGCTTATTTTCAGGCACTATTATATCGAGATTAGTTTTGTATTCCGTTAACTcatcacatttattttttaacaattccgtaatttttgcaatatgtgATGTTTTTTGTTCCAACTTGAGATTTAAATCGTTGCAAGTTTCCGTAAGTTGCTCCAATTCCATTTGTatcttttgaataatttgatgGTTTTTCATTAATTCGTTGGTTTTTAGGTCTATgatgttttttaattgtttctgaTTAGCTTCCAGAccttcaatattatttgttaattccATATTTCTCGTCTTCAAGGATTCTATCGTACACGTGAGATCTTCCAGTTGTTTATTATACGTCTCCTTCTCCGACTTCaactttatttgaaattcaGCTTCTTTATTCTTAATGATTTCTTGCGCTTGTTTTTCCCGCTTTTGTGCGATAATCACAGCTTCTTCATTCACCGTATCAATCTTGGAATATCTGTTAAGTTCAATTTGCAAATTACCGAGATCCATCTCGAGTAGACTGATCTTTTCTCTTAATGCATCCCTGTCGCgattattttcttgtaaaaggTGTTCCAAATGTCCAAGTTCTTTCTGCAATTTATTAGATGCAGTTTCTCGTTCGGACAAATCTCCTTGAAGTTTTTCTATTTCGCTTTCTAATTCCTTCGTCCATAATGTCATACGTTTCATTGCATCCACGCTTTGTCGTTTTTCATCCTCGAGTTTATGCTTTTCCTTATTGAACTGGTTCCGCATAATCTTTGCCATCTCAtcttctttcattaaaatcgtTTGTAGAAATGTCTGGAACAGCTCGTCCGTCGGTTTATCTAGAAACTTCTCCGTATCAATTTTTGGATTAAGATACTTGatctctttaataatattcttggAAACGTTGTTTAATGCGTTCTTGaggtttttattttcatcagcTAGTATCTTATCTTGCTGAGATTTAGATTGGTACTCAGTTTTcatcttttcaaatttattttctatgtcGCGAAGCTTGATTAATTCCTGTTTTAAATAATCGTTTTCGGaagtgaatttatttattttttcatcaagTTCTGTCAACctaatttctgattttttcgAATAATCGGCGAAATTCTGCAAGATAATAGTTTTCGAATTATTCAATTCTTCATTCATTGCTTtcaataattccaattttttctcatattcttCGTCCAAAGAGTTGTTATCATCATTCAGTTTATCGTTCTGCTTCTTCACTAAATCTAATTCATGTTGAAGGCAGGAAAGGCTTTGGCGTAATTCACTTATTGTTTGTTCCTTCATCagcttttcttctttcaagCTCTCAGCTTCAACTTCTAGAAAAAGTTTTGCTTTCTCAATTTCTTCATATGTTACGTTAAGTTTTTGCAGCTTTTTGGTCATTTCTGTTATATTGTTTTCAAGAATATTTGCTTTCTCCAATGCAGCAGTACGTAAAAGTTCACTTTCTGATATACTCTGCAGCAATTGTTCGTTAGCGGTCTTTAACGAATTAATTTCATCCAATAAAGATGACTCTTTTTCATTTGTGAATTTGGCAAGATCTGTTTTGACACTTACAGTGTTTtcctttaatttttccaaatcaGTTTGCAAATAGCTCATagttttttcgatattttccaGTCTCGTACAAGTTTTACTTGATGATTTCTTAATGCTGAAATTTACTTCACACGTCGAATCCGTAATAGCGCTATTCTGTGATGTGTCAATCTCATTTGATTTCCCTTTATGTAAATCCGATAATTCATTATGATCTTCTTTCAAACTTTGTAACTCGCTATTTAGAGATTGAAGTCTACCTTCCATGTAACTAACGTTCATATTTTCTGAGACACTAGAATTGAAAGATGCATTACATATGCTTATATTTACATCTTCCTTTGCTTTTAAAATGAGTGAGTCACTTATTGCAGATTTGCGATCAAACTTTCTTTGCGCATCTTCCAATTTGTCACTGAAAGTCTTGACTTCCAGTTTTCCCATTCTTCGACTTTTGCTCAATTCCTTCAGGTGGACACACTCAGTGCAGGCACTTGATTTTAGATCGCTGAGCTTTCTATTAAGACGCGTGAGATTATTAACTTCCTCTTgcaattttaagattttcgtTTCGGCAGTGTCCTCCATAGTTTTATCCATTGTATCGTTCATTATTGAGATATTGAGCAACGACGAATTAAAGTCGTTATTGCAAGAATTAGTTTTTCGCGTATTATCTAGATCTTCTAAAGTCTCCATTAACTGATTGGACATTTTCGAGTTTTCTTcggttaaaattttcacattagCTTTCAGTTCCATCAGTTCGGTTTTTAACAGAGTATTCTCTGTTTTCAGTTGTTCTACATGATTGTCATTAATGTCCTCCTTATTTTTCAGTGATAATtctagtttattttttaaaatattacattcctGTCTTAATCCATCATTCTCTTCGATTTTGCACATTAAATCAGTGGAAAGTTCATTGTTTTCCATTGTCAAATATTCGTGTTTTTCTACTAGATTAGTTAATCTATCCTTGTACATACAATCGTGTTCATACAGAAGTGACTTACTTTCCTTTAATGTTTCGAGTTCTTTCATAGTGTCTGCGATATTAGATAATAATTCTGCATTTTTGACTGTTAATGTATTAATCCGTTCTTCGTGTTTCAAATTAATCTGTTCTTCGCTCAAATTTTGTTCAGGCGTCTTCGAACGAAGAGTTTCAATCTGCTCGTTAAGAAGCGCTAAGTTATTTTCAAGATTGAACTTTTCATCTGTTATCTTTGAATTTCGCACGTAAAGTTCATCAATTGTTTGTTGGAAATGGGCAGCTGATTTTTCGGCACATTCTTTCTCTTCTGTTAATTTATTCGCCAATTCACTATTCTCGGTTGTTAACAAATATACAGTTTTTTGTAGATTTTCTATATCCGCTTTCAAACTTTGCACatcgttttttatttcgtcTAATTCCTGATTTTTCAAAAGAAGATCAGCAGATAACTTTCCACTATCTTCTTCGAAAGATATTCTCGATGAATCCTCTAACACCTTCGACGAATcgctatttaataatatattttcgcaatCGTGATCCAACGTCATTGATTTCGTAGATTCTAGTTCTTTTAAATATGCGTCTTCCTTCTGACTCGTTTCCAAATTTGATTTACATTTCATAAACGCTTGTTCACAGTCCTCTTTTTCAGACATCAGTTTTGTAATCTGTGTTTCTAGGTcctgaattttttgtatttgtccAGCTTCTGCAGAAGTACACTGCTCAGCTTTGATCAGTTTTTCTTGCAATTCGTTAATCGTACCTTCAGATTCTTTCCATTTTAATGTAAGGTACTCAATCTCCTTTTTCAGGTCATGAGTTGTCTGCAGTTGCGATTCTTgctcatttattttatccttcagcaaattattatacagttCGGTTTCCCTAGATTTTTCTTGTAGCTCACGAACTGAAACTTCTAATTTGCTTCTTTCAATCGCGAAGTTCTCGATGTACTTCTTTTGCTCGTCAATAGTCTTTAGTAATTCCATCTGTTGTACATTGAATTTCTCCTTGACTGAGTTATTACACAATTCCGCttcttttaacttttcttgtaattcaaaaatagtaatattttggGTTTCTAATTCCGTTTCTATTTGTTgcacattttcatttttcgacAAAGACTGTATAAATGATTCCTCTGTATCGCTAATGTGATTTTTTTGCATTgccaatttattttctaataaaacacTACGTTGTTCTACTTCATTAAGTTTTCTTCGCAATTCAGATGCGATATGTTCATATCCATCCTTTTCAGCTGTAAGAAGAGCTACTTGTTTTTGTAGTTCTGGAATATTCTGCACTTCCATTTCCTGTGCCGTCAATTGCGCTATCTTTTCTTCTAAATATGGTATCCTTTGTAATTCTGTTACTTGCGCGTTTAATTGATCTTCTGCTGAAGCATAACGCATTTCAGCTGCAGTTAACGCTTTACGAAGCTTGGCTGCTATATGTTCGAAAGCATCCTTATCAgatgttatattttctaaCTGCTTTTCTAATGTTGAAAGCTTGGTAAGTTTTTCTTTCGTTTCGCAATTATAGTCCTCAATAAACAGTTGCTTCTCCAATGTTGTGAACTCTTTGAGTTGTGAATATTCTTTTGACAAATGGTGAATCTTGTCCCGTAAAGTTTGTTTTGGGGTGTCAGGAGATTGTAgactatttataaataacaaaaaattattaaattaattgtaacataaataattcaaccatattattttttctgtgttACTTACCTTGTAGTCTGAGTAGAAGTGTCAATTTTCTCCGGTATGCTATTATAGCTGTCGTTGTTTACGAGTGGTTTGTGAATAATTACATcatctttaaatttaacacGATTCTGTCTACGATACGTAATAAAATCATCGTCGCTATCATTTTCTGTGTCGCGAGCCTCTTCACTTTTCATAAGTTCCACTTCAAAATCGGCTAACTGGTAAACAATTTGGAATGctacaagaaatatataaatataattatatatataatatatatatatatatatatatatatatatatatatatatatatatatatatataattttaacatttatgtaTAACAAAGTATCTTTGCGATAGAGAGCAATAGTGGAGTATTGATTACTGCGTTGACTTAGCATGGCAATGACAGCAGATTCAATTCTACCcaaagcaaaataatattgcaaaatttacaatCACACTCTCGTAAGACAATAGCAAATCAGCTAGCAACATATTGCCTAGTTAAAACCTCTCAACTTTAGACTCTAAACTTCGGAGTCGACATTAAACATTAAGTCCCAGATGCTCGAGTATCTGCGAGAAATCGCCAACACTCGGAAATTCGAGTATAACATACGAAGAAGATTCAATTTTACTATGTAAAAATGAACCGAACTTACATGTATCAGCCATCATATCCATCAAATCAGTAGATTTTCTATTATGCAATTTGCAAGGTGACATTTCTTCGATTGGCGTTAAATTCATCCATGATGGAACAGATGTATTAAGTTTAGATGCACCAGTGCCACACCAAGTCTGTCGCCTTTTTTCTCTACTCTTAAATGTTTCGTGATTGTTGCGAGTATCCCCATGGACTATCTTGGTTTGTAACAATTGAATAcgtttttccaaattttggTTTATACGATCCTTCTCTTGTATTCTGAACTCCATTTCTTGAAAGTCAGCTGGAGCAAATTGTTTcagtttctaaaaaaatatatttattatataagatgtaatagatttctaaatatttttttcttaatacataaaggataatttattacttataataaaggatttattacttattacaaaaattcagcaaatttatatctttttaccattttaattgaaaaaaaaaacaaacaaaaacattaacataattaacataatactTGCCTCTAATTCTGCATGtaatttatctatttgttTTGCATAACGTTTCAAAAGTACACCATCGGACATGACTTCATTCAGTTGAGgcttatttttcacatttctgGCTCTCGATGCGAATCTattcataaaacaatatatctataatacattatgtgtgtgtgtacagaGTAGGCCACATAAGTGTACTCAATGAATATCTCAGAAAGATACTGTAGATACCTCCAAAAATTGCTTCTTAAGGTTTGCCCCTCCCCTCGAGTGCTACCTCTATCTCAgcattttcaaacaaaaagaGTATGTTTTGACTTAGGATTTAAATTCTACACAAAACAATAAGACTTTTAATCTTGTCACTTTTTTCAAATTCCCCcgaattttttagttatagaGGGTTTTCTCCAAATTTTGAGCTTTACAAAATGCAGTGTAGCTCCGGCACTGAGATAATTAGattctgaaaaaaagattCGAAAAGTACATGTCAAGATCTTTCTAACGGTGGGTCACTATACCGCTATACCGAGATAGAGGTAGcaccctcccctccccccccccctaaaAATTTCCTCAAGGGGCAATTTTTGAAGGTTGAAGATAGTTTTATCGCAATCTACAGTATCGATATacatagtataattttttgcctCAAAGCAAAATAATGCATCCTTTccgagatattcaatgagTACATTTACGAGAatcactctgtatatatacacaaattatttgaaaggtAAAATTACTAACGACAAAGTGCACTGAGTTTCATCTAGTGCGGCTGGTGTTATCGCACATATTATTGCTGTCATTGCATTGCCTCCTAAAGAAGCTTGAAGTAATCGTGTCAATTTACTATCTCGGAAATTTACGTATTTTTGAGATTCTTGTGGTTCACTCAATTGTTTAATTACTAATGCTAATGTGGAAAGAGATAAGTTTATATGACGTCCTTCCTTAAAGCGTTCTCCAGTAGCACCTGTTTGTCGTGCTCTTTCTGAACCAGCAAGATCTACCATATTCAATTGTGATACTTGTATCGCACCATCTGAATCAG from Linepithema humile isolate Giens D197 chromosome 2, Lhum_UNIL_v1.0, whole genome shotgun sequence encodes:
- the LOC105669075 gene encoding kinesin-related protein 4-like isoform X1; amino-acid sequence: MSDSIKVAIKVRPLIKREKDENLPIQWMTQENSIMAIDAEIKKRGDGRFTFDHIFDMDASNKDVFDSIVRPIVDATVNGFNGTVFAYGQTSSGKTYTMMGTSEEIGVTPLAIEHIFDAIANTPGREFLLRVSYLEIYKETVNDLLTKDEIDLKVHEDANGQVFVNCKEEVTNCPENVLSIMHKGNKNRRIGKTNMNKRSSRSHTIFRITIESREAGADSDGAIQVSQLNMVDLAGSERARQTGATGERFKEGRHINLSLSTLALVIKQLSEPQESQKYVNFRDSKLTRLLQASLGGNAMTAIICAITPAALDETQCTLSFASRARNVKNKPQLNEVMSDGVLLKRYAKQIDKLHAELEKLKQFAPADFQEMEFRIQEKDRINQNLEKRIQLLQTKIVHGDTRNNHETFKSREKRRQTWCGTGASKLNTSVPSWMNLTPIEEMSPCKLHNRKSTDLMDMMADTSFQIVYQLADFEVELMKSEEARDTENDSDDDFITYRRQNRVKFKDDVIIHKPLVNNDSYNSIPEKIDTSTQTTSLQSPDTPKQTLRDKIHHLSKEYSQLKEFTTLEKQLFIEDYNCETKEKLTKLSTLEKQLENITSDKDAFEHIAAKLRKALTAAEMRYASAEDQLNAQVTELQRIPYLEEKIAQLTAQEMEVQNIPELQKQVALLTAEKDGYEHIASELRRKLNEVEQRSVLLENKLAMQKNHISDTEESFIQSLSKNENVQQIETELETQNITIFELQEKLKEAELCNNSVKEKFNVQQMELLKTIDEQKKYIENFAIERSKLEVSVRELQEKSRETELYNNLLKDKINEQESQLQTTHDLKKEIEYLTLKWKESEGTINELQEKLIKAEQCTSAEAGQIQKIQDLETQITKLMSEKEDCEQAFMKCKSNLETSQKEDAYLKELESTKSMTLDHDCENILLNSDSSKVLEDSSRISFEEDSGKLSADLLLKNQELDEIKNDVQSLKADIENLQKTVYLLTTENSELANKLTEEKECAEKSAAHFQQTIDELYVRNSKITDEKFNLENNLALLNEQIETLRSKTPEQNLSEEQINLKHEERINTLTVKNAELLSNIADTMKELETLKESKSLLYEHDCMYKDRLTNLVEKHEYLTMENNELSTDLMCKIEENDGLRQECNILKNKLELSLKNKEDINDNHVEQLKTENTLLKTELMELKANVKILTEENSKMSNQLMETLEDLDNTRKTNSCNNDFNSSLLNISIMNDTMDKTMEDTAETKILKLQEEVNNLTRLNRKLSDLKSSACTECVHLKELSKSRRMGKLEVKTFSDKLEDAQRKFDRKSAISDSLILKAKEDVNISICNASFNSSVSENMNVSYMEGRLQSLNSELQSLKEDHNELSDLHKGKSNEIDTSQNSAITDSTCEVNFSIKKSSSKTCTRLENIEKTMSYLQTDLEKLKENTVSVKTDLAKFTNEKESSLLDEINSLKTANEQLLQSISESELLRTAALEKANILENNITEMTKKLQKLNVTYEEIEKAKLFLEVEAESLKEEKLMKEQTISELRQSLSCLQHELDLVKKQNDKLNDDNNSLDEEYEKKLELLKAMNEELNNSKTIILQNFADYSKKSEIRLTELDEKINKFTSENDYLKQELIKLRDIENKFEKMKTEYQSKSQQDKILADENKNLKNALNNVSKNIIKEIKYLNPKIDTEKFLDKPTDELFQTFLQTILMKEDEMAKIMRNQFNKEKHKLEDEKRQSVDAMKRMTLWTKELESEIEKLQGDLSERETASNKLQKELGHLEHLLQENNRDRDALREKISLLEMDLGNLQIELNRYSKIDTVNEEAVIIAQKREKQAQEIIKNKEAEFQIKLKSEKETYNKQLEDLTCTIESLKTRNMELTNNIEGLEANQKQLKNIIDLKTNELMKNHQIIQKIQMELEQLTETCNDLNLKLEQKTSHIAKITELLKNKCDELTEYKTNLDIIVPENKLLKQQINERKASIEQHKIQIEKLKMEKKEEIDVIKDKLNIEEMKSVELNNQITELYNKNSALTEKMNALKDDYLTLQHKCVILEKKVRNSTSKVQAEEQMEELKDLNKSLRNNLDGASNRITELQATKTDLMKQLVTLNSQYKVTCKDNQELKETLSSYTFKYNDTSNYEKYDVLLQEKNKVALELEATKVQLNQKNQEIENYISKIKELTEKNTEFDQELEELANVIREYDVDNTRLQDKYYTCRNEIEELKKKIQDLEKKNQDLLQCTERNVSFDKVEKSHDGECSYTALQNKIRELQLEIVSKNGKIATLELQIRSGSFPYQMKCRELQELLSAYKNKNSELKAEVARLMLRTNTKECDVCKQKFVNRRTQACQTIPINVLRFCGSNSGIIEDEVKITKLEKEKQIMKNVCRSRSKTIKELEQRVQELEQLISHSC
- the LOC105669075 gene encoding centromere-associated protein E-like isoform X2, which codes for MFYQSCIKTIESREAGADSDGAIQVSQLNMVDLAGSERARQTGATGERFKEGRHINLSLSTLALVIKQLSEPQESQKYVNFRDSKLTRLLQASLGGNAMTAIICAITPAALDETQCTLSFASRARNVKNKPQLNEVMSDGVLLKRYAKQIDKLHAELEKLKQFAPADFQEMEFRIQEKDRINQNLEKRIQLLQTKIVHGDTRNNHETFKSREKRRQTWCGTGASKLNTSVPSWMNLTPIEEMSPCKLHNRKSTDLMDMMADTSFQIVYQLADFEVELMKSEEARDTENDSDDDFITYRRQNRVKFKDDVIIHKPLVNNDSYNSIPEKIDTSTQTTSLQSPDTPKQTLRDKIHHLSKEYSQLKEFTTLEKQLFIEDYNCETKEKLTKLSTLEKQLENITSDKDAFEHIAAKLRKALTAAEMRYASAEDQLNAQVTELQRIPYLEEKIAQLTAQEMEVQNIPELQKQVALLTAEKDGYEHIASELRRKLNEVEQRSVLLENKLAMQKNHISDTEESFIQSLSKNENVQQIETELETQNITIFELQEKLKEAELCNNSVKEKFNVQQMELLKTIDEQKKYIENFAIERSKLEVSVRELQEKSRETELYNNLLKDKINEQESQLQTTHDLKKEIEYLTLKWKESEGTINELQEKLIKAEQCTSAEAGQIQKIQDLETQITKLMSEKEDCEQAFMKCKSNLETSQKEDAYLKELESTKSMTLDHDCENILLNSDSSKVLEDSSRISFEEDSGKLSADLLLKNQELDEIKNDVQSLKADIENLQKTVYLLTTENSELANKLTEEKECAEKSAAHFQQTIDELYVRNSKITDEKFNLENNLALLNEQIETLRSKTPEQNLSEEQINLKHEERINTLTVKNAELLSNIADTMKELETLKESKSLLYEHDCMYKDRLTNLVEKHEYLTMENNELSTDLMCKIEENDGLRQECNILKNKLELSLKNKEDINDNHVEQLKTENTLLKTELMELKANVKILTEENSKMSNQLMETLEDLDNTRKTNSCNNDFNSSLLNISIMNDTMDKTMEDTAETKILKLQEEVNNLTRLNRKLSDLKSSACTECVHLKELSKSRRMGKLEVKTFSDKLEDAQRKFDRKSAISDSLILKAKEDVNISICNASFNSSVSENMNVSYMEGRLQSLNSELQSLKEDHNELSDLHKGKSNEIDTSQNSAITDSTCEVNFSIKKSSSKTCTRLENIEKTMSYLQTDLEKLKENTVSVKTDLAKFTNEKESSLLDEINSLKTANEQLLQSISESELLRTAALEKANILENNITEMTKKLQKLNVTYEEIEKAKLFLEVEAESLKEEKLMKEQTISELRQSLSCLQHELDLVKKQNDKLNDDNNSLDEEYEKKLELLKAMNEELNNSKTIILQNFADYSKKSEIRLTELDEKINKFTSENDYLKQELIKLRDIENKFEKMKTEYQSKSQQDKILADENKNLKNALNNVSKNIIKEIKYLNPKIDTEKFLDKPTDELFQTFLQTILMKEDEMAKIMRNQFNKEKHKLEDEKRQSVDAMKRMTLWTKELESEIEKLQGDLSERETASNKLQKELGHLEHLLQENNRDRDALREKISLLEMDLGNLQIELNRYSKIDTVNEEAVIIAQKREKQAQEIIKNKEAEFQIKLKSEKETYNKQLEDLTCTIESLKTRNMELTNNIEGLEANQKQLKNIIDLKTNELMKNHQIIQKIQMELEQLTETCNDLNLKLEQKTSHIAKITELLKNKCDELTEYKTNLDIIVPENKLLKQQINERKASIEQHKIQIEKLKMEKKEEIDVIKDKLNIEEMKSVELNNQITELYNKNSALTEKMNALKDDYLTLQHKCVILEKKVRNSTSKVQAEEQMEELKDLNKSLRNNLDGASNRITELQATKTDLMKQLVTLNSQYKVTCKDNQELKETLSSYTFKYNDTSNYEKYDVLLQEKNKVALELEATKVQLNQKNQEIENYISKIKELTEKNTEFDQELEELANVIREYDVDNTRLQDKYYTCRNEIEELKKKIQDLEKKNQDLLQCTERNVSFDKVEKSHDGECSYTALQNKIRELQLEIVSKNGKIATLELQIRSGSFPYQMKCRELQELLSAYKNKNSELKAEVARLMLRTNTKECDVCKQKFVNRRTQACQTIPINVLRFCGSNSGIIEDEVKITKLEKEKQIMKNVCRSRSKTIKELEQRVQELEQLISHSC